From one Planococcus citri chromosome 3, ihPlaCitr1.1, whole genome shotgun sequence genomic stretch:
- the LOC135840316 gene encoding facilitated trehalose transporter Tret1-like isoform X1 encodes MNSESNASMDHGIEQADDHLKMNEEKKTLLPPKRSSVLDHYSISFEQLMFVIIIVLPALPAGVSVGFSAIALPELNLNLIQSSWFASLPTLGAILGNFITGYVIDRFGRKLAFFVNTIPAFIGFAFLAGSPKVVHLYIGQTCIGISQGAVTFVATAYIAESLAPDNLHFRSSLASWNILGVTLGLSITYVLGYLFHYDGVALIAASVALLSSILILVFVPESPAWLDQQGRFKEAQQARYQLGCERFDIESSTSYKPISDDINVDETLFSYLLKVRRKDVYMPLLVTTAYFFFQQFSGTQVYSAYMVEIITVKSLTIDSYLTTLICGLIMAMGQISYTSFLPRMGVRKIAITSSLVASSTTLVLGICNHLSSTITVYPYIVDYIHILAVWCNVFFSAMGIATVPYTIIGEIFPADAKGFGSVAVFAVNLFYFINLMIYPQAVVLSSYAIFYVYAIIGFLAVPFIYYCIPETVGRTLEQLSSDFSS; translated from the exons CAGATGACCACCTGAAAatgaacgaagaaaaaaaaaccttgttaCCACCAAAAAGATCATCCGTTTTGGATCATTATTCCATATCATTT GAACAACTGATGTTCGTTATCATTATAGTATTACCGGCATTACCAGCTGGAGTGTCAGTCGGATTCTCAGCCATTGCTCTTCCTGAACTGAATTTAAATTTGATACAATCTTCGTGGTTCG CGAGCTTGCCTACACTAGGTGCCATACTTGGGAACTTCATAACTGGTTACGTAATCGATAGATTCGGAAGAAAATTGGCTTTTTTTGTCAACACCATACCGGCATTTATCGGATTCGCTTTTCTGGCTGGTTCTCCAAAAGTGGTTCATCTTTACATTGGTCAAACATGTATAGGAATATCTCAAGGTGCAGTTACTTTTGTAGCAACTGCATACATAGCAGAAAGCTTAGCGCCAGATAATTTGCATTTTAGGAGCAGTTTGGCATCGTGGAATATATTGGGCGTTACTCTGGGCTTATCTATCACGTATGTTTTAGGTTATTTGTTTCATTACGATGGTGTAGCTTTGATTGCCGCTTCAGTCGCATTGCTATCATCGATATTAATACTTGTTTTTGTACCCGAAAGTCCAGCTTGGCTTGATCAACAGGGAAGGTTTAAGGAAGCTCAACAAGCTAGGTATCAATTAGGTTGCGAACGTTTTGACATAGAATCATCGACAAGTTATAAACCCATCAGCGACGACATAAACGTAGATGAAACCCTTTTCTCATACTTGCTGAAAGTTAGGAGAAAAGATGTATATATGCCACTGTTGGTTACAACAGCGtacttcttttttcaacaattctctGGTACGCAAGTCTACTCCGCATATATGGTGGAAATCATCACCGTCAAATCATTAACTATCGATTCTTATTTAACCACTCTTATATGTGGTCTCATCATGGCAATGGGTCAGATTTCCTACACTTCTTTTCTGCCACGAATGGGGgtgagaaaaattgcaattacatCGTCACTAGTGGCAAGTTCGACCACGTTAGTATTGGGAATATGCAATCATTTGAGTAGCACTATCACAGTGTATCCTTACATTGTCGACTACATCCACATCCTTGCTGTTTGGTGTAATGTATTCTTCAGTGCAATGGGTATTGCAACAGTTCCCTATACGATAATAGGTGAGATTTTCCCAGCAGATGCTAAAGGTTTCGGGTCAGTTGCCGTCTTCGCCGtgaatttgttttatttcatcaatttaatgATATACCCTCAAGCAGTAGTGCTCTCATCTTATGCCATTTTCTACGTATATGCTATAATAGGTTTTCTAGCTGTGCCATTCATATATTACTGTATCCCAGAAACAGTTGGACGAACTCTAGAGCAACTTTCCTCTGACTTTTCTTCGTAA
- the LOC135840316 gene encoding facilitated trehalose transporter Tret1-like isoform X2 — MNSESNASMDHGIEQDDHLKMNEEKKTLLPPKRSSVLDHYSISFEQLMFVIIIVLPALPAGVSVGFSAIALPELNLNLIQSSWFASLPTLGAILGNFITGYVIDRFGRKLAFFVNTIPAFIGFAFLAGSPKVVHLYIGQTCIGISQGAVTFVATAYIAESLAPDNLHFRSSLASWNILGVTLGLSITYVLGYLFHYDGVALIAASVALLSSILILVFVPESPAWLDQQGRFKEAQQARYQLGCERFDIESSTSYKPISDDINVDETLFSYLLKVRRKDVYMPLLVTTAYFFFQQFSGTQVYSAYMVEIITVKSLTIDSYLTTLICGLIMAMGQISYTSFLPRMGVRKIAITSSLVASSTTLVLGICNHLSSTITVYPYIVDYIHILAVWCNVFFSAMGIATVPYTIIGEIFPADAKGFGSVAVFAVNLFYFINLMIYPQAVVLSSYAIFYVYAIIGFLAVPFIYYCIPETVGRTLEQLSSDFSS, encoded by the exons ATGACCACCTGAAAatgaacgaagaaaaaaaaaccttgttaCCACCAAAAAGATCATCCGTTTTGGATCATTATTCCATATCATTT GAACAACTGATGTTCGTTATCATTATAGTATTACCGGCATTACCAGCTGGAGTGTCAGTCGGATTCTCAGCCATTGCTCTTCCTGAACTGAATTTAAATTTGATACAATCTTCGTGGTTCG CGAGCTTGCCTACACTAGGTGCCATACTTGGGAACTTCATAACTGGTTACGTAATCGATAGATTCGGAAGAAAATTGGCTTTTTTTGTCAACACCATACCGGCATTTATCGGATTCGCTTTTCTGGCTGGTTCTCCAAAAGTGGTTCATCTTTACATTGGTCAAACATGTATAGGAATATCTCAAGGTGCAGTTACTTTTGTAGCAACTGCATACATAGCAGAAAGCTTAGCGCCAGATAATTTGCATTTTAGGAGCAGTTTGGCATCGTGGAATATATTGGGCGTTACTCTGGGCTTATCTATCACGTATGTTTTAGGTTATTTGTTTCATTACGATGGTGTAGCTTTGATTGCCGCTTCAGTCGCATTGCTATCATCGATATTAATACTTGTTTTTGTACCCGAAAGTCCAGCTTGGCTTGATCAACAGGGAAGGTTTAAGGAAGCTCAACAAGCTAGGTATCAATTAGGTTGCGAACGTTTTGACATAGAATCATCGACAAGTTATAAACCCATCAGCGACGACATAAACGTAGATGAAACCCTTTTCTCATACTTGCTGAAAGTTAGGAGAAAAGATGTATATATGCCACTGTTGGTTACAACAGCGtacttcttttttcaacaattctctGGTACGCAAGTCTACTCCGCATATATGGTGGAAATCATCACCGTCAAATCATTAACTATCGATTCTTATTTAACCACTCTTATATGTGGTCTCATCATGGCAATGGGTCAGATTTCCTACACTTCTTTTCTGCCACGAATGGGGgtgagaaaaattgcaattacatCGTCACTAGTGGCAAGTTCGACCACGTTAGTATTGGGAATATGCAATCATTTGAGTAGCACTATCACAGTGTATCCTTACATTGTCGACTACATCCACATCCTTGCTGTTTGGTGTAATGTATTCTTCAGTGCAATGGGTATTGCAACAGTTCCCTATACGATAATAGGTGAGATTTTCCCAGCAGATGCTAAAGGTTTCGGGTCAGTTGCCGTCTTCGCCGtgaatttgttttatttcatcaatttaatgATATACCCTCAAGCAGTAGTGCTCTCATCTTATGCCATTTTCTACGTATATGCTATAATAGGTTTTCTAGCTGTGCCATTCATATATTACTGTATCCCAGAAACAGTTGGACGAACTCTAGAGCAACTTTCCTCTGACTTTTCTTCGTAA